One Lentisphaerota bacterium genomic window, CCGGTTCGTGGCATTCGCCGACGCCAGCCACTGGTCCAAGGTGTCGGCATCGGCGGCCTCCGTGGTCGTCAGCACGTACTGGCAGACACGCCGAATCTGGGCCGTCAGCGGATCGTCCTTCGCCAGAGGACTGTTCGTTGCTTTCGCCTTCCGCAGAGCCGCGATCAAGGCGCCCGGATTCTGGAGGGCGTCCAGCTTCAGGGCCGCGAAGTTCTCTTTGAACTGCAGACGCACCACAGCGGGAGTGCCGCGCTCGAAGGTGCAGATTCCGGATTCCAAAGCCATCATCCGGACGGCCATGGGATCCCGTGTGTTTTCCGCGACCATGAACTTGTTCGGGTAGCGATCGAGGTCTCCAGACAATGTCAGCCCGAACGAGGATGAGAGCCCCTCCACGGCCGCGCTGAAGACCGGTTCACCCAGGGTTGGCCCCACGCGAATGCGCGCGGGGGTTCCATCCGTCCGGGGAACGGGAACCCCTCCAAAATTCGCTCCCAGCCCGGTCTTGGTATTCACCCAGGCGGAATAAGACAGGTACGAGACCAGAAGCCGCGATCCCTCGGCCTTGACCGCCGCATTCGTCTTCCCATGTAGCTCGATGGTCCCGCCAGGCAGCACCCGAAAGGCCTGCGATCCCGGTTGAAGCAGATAAGCCTGCGCGTTGGTGTTGGCAGGCAGATAGAGCCGCAACGGGCAGAAATCACGAAAGTACCAAAGCGTATTCTTCGTAAACGCTTCATCGACCCGGTTGCTGGCGGCGTTGAACCCGGGCAGGGTCTCATACACGTTCAACTTCCGGCCAAGCAGCCGGTTTTCGGGGGGGCCCGACTTGTCGGCATCCACGTTCATGATTTCGATCCGGTAAGCCTTCAAAGTCACCGTCCGGCCCTCGATGGTGATATCCGGGTCCGTCGACGAGATCTTCCCGTCTTTGTCGATCGTGAATACGTGGTGCCCCGGATCGATGACATGATCGCCCACGCCCAGCCGACCCGGTTCGAATTCCAGCTCGGACGTCCGTCGGGTGAAGACGCCCTTGTAGTAGCGCTCGAAGGTGTTCGTGCCATTGACGCGCGCTCCCGCCACCCACAGCGTCGCATCCTCTCCCAGGGACTTTGCCGACTGAGTCTGCCGGAGGATCGTGACGACGTTGGGATCCTCGACCGATGCCAGCGACTCGAGGTCGCTGATCAGGCGATCAGGCATATCCGCCGCCACGATCCGCACGACGATGTTGGATTGTGACACCGCCTGCGACACCGCCACACCCGCCGCCAGCAAAACGACCGTCAGGGTCATCCATTTCAAAACCATTGATTGCTTCATTGTCATAGTCCTTCGCTCGGCCAACGCCAGTCACGCCCACCGCACTCCATCGCTTGGTCCAGGCCACCTCCTGCACGCGCCACACGCCTGCCCACCAGAGCCTTTGTCGAGTGCGGGGCACCCGACACGCCCCTAGTGCGTCAGCGTATACATCAACCAGTTGATGCTGAACTGATAAACGAGATCGCGCACCCTGAACCCGCCTTCATCCAAATAGCCATGAGCGCCCTCCCCCATCGGATTCAGCGCCGTCGGTGGCGTGGAAATTTCCCAGAAGCAGCCATAGTCGTTCGGGGAGAAGATGATTGCCGGGCGTCCACGGACGTATGCGGCCTGAAGCGGACGACAGAACTGTTCCTTGCCGACTTGCGGCACCCCGTCAAAGGGGTAAACCATGTTGTAAAGGTCAAAGAACTCGGGCGTCGTCCGCAGCATCTGCTTCATCTCGGAACCGGGCGCGATCCGCTGGACGTTCTGCGGCACGGAATCCATGAACGGGCCGCATCCGGTGCAATCGTCGAGCCACAACGTGCCGCCGCGCTCCAGGTATTTCTTCAGGTTCTCCACCTCCTCGTCCGTGAAGCTGAACGGGAAGTGGCTGGTGAAGTAGATGATCGGGTAATTGAAGATCTCTGGGCTGGTGATCTCCAGTCCCGCATTGTCGACGTAGCTCGGAAACTGACCGTCGGTGCGAAGCGAAAGCTGGTAAAACAAGTAAGGCAGCGCCGTGGGATCGTTACCCCAGTCGGACGGGCATTTTGGAATCAGCCGCCGAATCGTCACCTTGCCGCGCCGGTCGATCAAATCATCACCTTTTGCCATCTTCGTGCTGCCGTCATATACGCTCAAAGCCTTCGACACACCCTTGTTCAGCCAGCCCGAATCGGCCGCCGCGCAAGTGAACGGCACCGCCAATAGGATCGTTGCGGAGACCGCCGCAAAAAGCCCCTTATCCATGAGTCGGAGCGTGATCATAGCCATACCCTCCTCTCCTTAACCATCGCTTACACGCGCCATCACTCCATCACTTCTGCGCGTCCTTCACCGTCAGAACCGGATCCACCCAGTTGGCCACGTCGTTCTCCAATCCGTCGCCCCCATCTTCTATCAGCAGCAACAAGCGCTCG contains:
- a CDS encoding DUF4159 domain-containing protein, translating into MAMITLRLMDKGLFAAVSATILLAVPFTCAAADSGWLNKGVSKALSVYDGSTKMAKGDDLIDRRGKVTIRRLIPKCPSDWGNDPTALPYLFYQLSLRTDGQFPSYVDNAGLEITSPEIFNYPIIYFTSHFPFSFTDEEVENLKKYLERGGTLWLDDCTGCGPFMDSVPQNVQRIAPGSEMKQMLRTTPEFFDLYNMVYPFDGVPQVGKEQFCRPLQAAYVRGRPAIIFSPNDYGCFWEISTPPTALNPMGEGAHGYLDEGGFRVRDLVYQFSINWLMYTLTH